In Streptosporangiales bacterium, a single window of DNA contains:
- a CDS encoding signal peptidase II, producing the protein MRELWRADRQGTAAGVPASDPVRRVQATGGTPVTRWSPSVEVELTDEETRSEENGTAPARPRRFVLLAVIAAVALGLDIATKVTVVAELEGRRDIELLGGLLTLNVIRNPGAAFGLAGSLTIVLSLIVIAVVAFIVRTATRLRSRGWAIAFGLILGGALGNLTDRLLRAPGPLTGHVVDWIQLPYWPIFNIADSAVVCGGVLAVVVALRGIGVDGTRATNDKELVPTPAADGGDGGRE; encoded by the coding sequence ATGCGAGAGTTGTGGCGGGCCGATCGGCAAGGAACGGCTGCGGGTGTTCCCGCGAGCGACCCTGTGCGTCGTGTGCAAGCAACGGGAGGAACGCCGGTAACCCGGTGGTCCCCGAGCGTGGAGGTCGAGCTGACTGACGAGGAGACCCGCTCCGAGGAGAACGGGACCGCACCTGCTCGCCCTCGCCGTTTCGTGTTGCTCGCCGTCATCGCCGCGGTGGCGCTCGGCCTCGACATCGCGACCAAGGTGACCGTCGTCGCCGAGCTCGAGGGCCGCCGCGACATCGAGCTGCTCGGCGGCCTACTCACGCTCAACGTGATCAGGAACCCGGGCGCGGCATTCGGCCTCGCGGGCAGCCTCACCATTGTGCTCTCGCTGATCGTGATCGCCGTCGTGGCCTTCATCGTGCGGACGGCCACGCGGCTCCGCAGCCGCGGCTGGGCGATCGCGTTCGGCCTGATCCTCGGTGGCGCCCTCGGCAACCTCACCGACCGGTTGCTGCGGGCCCCGGGCCCGCTCACCGGTCACGTCGTCGACTGGATCCAGCTGCCGTACTGGCCCATCTTCAACATCGCCGACTCGGCCGTCGTCTGCGGCGGCGTGCTCGCCGTCGTCGTCGCGCTCCGCGGGATCGGTGTCGACGGCACCCGCGCGACGAACGACAAGGAGCTGGTGCCCACACCCGCCGCCGACGGGGGTGACGGCGGCCGTGAGTGA
- a CDS encoding 3-deoxy-D-arabinoheptulosonate-7-phosphate synthase: MRTTVSGPLVVEPFSAADLPAIAAHADGVLVGGDWMQDFQLLRAVGRLRLPVLLQRGTYATPAEWLASAEYCTAEGNADVMLCEGGSRSNTVDHLVVDLRLVRDTRTRTEMPVVVDVSSDPDLVPAAVAAGADGLLLGEGADAAVTARVTEQATVLAPLLRDEVPQNLADGRDAIDRADAALATLLEQRARIAATIQQIKPVGGRAGRDPARERAIVEAMARRAPRLGAERLALVVEAVILAGLDAADDEQRSDSNPCTTTNSR; the protein is encoded by the coding sequence ATGCGCACCACCGTGTCCGGTCCGCTGGTCGTCGAGCCGTTCTCCGCCGCCGACCTCCCGGCGATCGCCGCGCACGCCGACGGCGTGCTGGTGGGGGGCGACTGGATGCAGGACTTCCAGCTGCTCCGCGCGGTGGGCCGGCTGCGGCTGCCGGTGCTGCTCCAGCGGGGCACGTACGCCACCCCGGCGGAGTGGCTCGCCTCGGCGGAGTACTGCACGGCCGAGGGCAACGCCGACGTCATGTTGTGCGAGGGCGGCAGCCGGAGCAACACCGTCGACCACCTCGTCGTCGACCTCAGGCTCGTCCGCGACACGCGTACGCGGACGGAGATGCCCGTGGTCGTCGACGTCAGTAGCGACCCCGACCTCGTCCCCGCGGCCGTCGCCGCCGGTGCCGACGGCCTGCTGCTCGGTGAGGGTGCCGACGCGGCCGTCACCGCGAGGGTCACGGAGCAGGCGACCGTGCTCGCTCCGCTGCTGCGCGACGAGGTGCCGCAGAACCTCGCCGACGGGCGCGACGCCATCGACCGGGCCGACGCCGCCCTCGCCACCCTGCTCGAGCAGCGTGCCCGCATCGCGGCGACCATCCAGCAGATCAAGCCCGTCGGCGGGCGCGCCGGCAGGGACCCCGCGAGGGAGCGTGCGATCGTGGAGGCCATGGCGCGCCGGGCCCCACGCCTCGGCGCCGAACGGCTCGCCCTCGTCGTGGAGGCGGTGATCCTCGCCGGCCTCGACGCCGCCGACGACGAGCAGCGTTCCGACAGCAACCCCTGCACCACCACGAACTCCCGCTGA
- a CDS encoding RluA family pseudouridine synthase, which produces MSDRRTLPVPEGLTGERLDAALARMFGLSRTVAASLVGEGQVLLDGEEASKSTRVTGGQWLDVDLPAPPAPRRVVPEPVPGMRVLHDDDDILVLDKPIGVAVHAAPGWTGPTVVAGLAAAGYHLSLAGAAERQGIVHRLDAGTSGVMVVARSERAYAALKRAFRERTVDKTYHALVQGHPDPLRGTIDAPLDRHPREEYKWAVVASGKPSVTHYDTVEAFRYATLLEVRLETGRTHQIRVHMAAVKHPCVGDHMYGADPVLAERLGLTRQWLHAVRLGFEHPGTGRPVAYETGYPDDLRHALDVVAEES; this is translated from the coding sequence GTGAGTGACCGCCGCACCCTGCCGGTGCCCGAGGGGTTGACCGGCGAGCGGCTCGACGCGGCACTGGCGCGGATGTTCGGTCTCTCCCGTACGGTCGCCGCGAGCCTCGTCGGCGAGGGCCAGGTGCTGCTCGACGGCGAGGAGGCCAGCAAGTCGACCCGGGTGACGGGCGGCCAGTGGCTCGACGTCGACCTGCCCGCGCCCCCCGCACCGCGACGCGTCGTGCCCGAGCCGGTCCCCGGCATGCGCGTCCTGCACGACGACGACGACATCCTCGTGCTCGACAAGCCGATCGGCGTGGCGGTCCACGCGGCACCCGGGTGGACCGGCCCCACCGTCGTCGCCGGCCTCGCCGCGGCCGGCTACCACCTCAGCCTCGCCGGCGCGGCCGAGCGGCAGGGCATCGTGCACCGCCTCGACGCCGGCACGAGCGGGGTCATGGTCGTCGCCAGGTCGGAGCGCGCGTACGCGGCGCTCAAGCGCGCGTTCCGGGAGCGCACCGTCGACAAGACCTACCACGCCCTCGTACAGGGGCACCCCGACCCGCTGCGCGGCACGATCGACGCCCCGCTCGACCGGCATCCGCGGGAGGAGTACAAATGGGCGGTCGTGGCGTCGGGCAAGCCGAGCGTGACGCACTACGACACGGTCGAGGCGTTCCGCTACGCCACCCTGCTCGAGGTCAGGCTCGAGACCGGGCGCACCCACCAGATCCGGGTGCACATGGCCGCCGTCAAGCACCCGTGCGTCGGTGACCACATGTACGGCGCCGACCCCGTGCTCGCCGAACGGCTCGGACTCACCCGGCAGTGGCTGCACGCCGTACGACTGGGATTCGAGCACCCGGGCACCGGGCGGCCGGTCGCGTACGAGACCGGGTATCCCGACGACCTCCGGCACGCTCTCGACGTCGTCGCGGAGGAGTCCTGA